A stretch of Acidobacteriota bacterium DNA encodes these proteins:
- a CDS encoding pyruvate carboxylase subunit B: METKPLMITETLLRDAHQSLLATRLRNEDLFPIAEKLDKIGFWSLEMWGGATFDSAMRFLGEDPWDRLRKLRLRIHNSRTQMLLRGQNLVGYKHYPDDIVERFVKAAAANGIDVFRIFDALNDIRNMEFAMQVAKREGAHVQATISYTISPVHSIEAFVKLGRDLADRGADSLCIKDMAGLLTPYATYELVSALKKDLGLHVQVHTHSTSGMGIASLLKAAEAGADVVDTAISSMSMSTSQPPTETMVTMMKGTARDTGLNLNALADIAAVMGEVRKKYASFEANIAPVDVNVLQFQVPGGMLSNLVDQLRQQGALDKYHAVLEEIPRVREDMGFPPLVTPSSQIVGTQATLNVIMGERYKVIPEEVKQYVRGFYGRPPAPINPELIKKAIGKEEPITCRPAEMLDPGWEKAKAEIGALARSDEDVLSYALFPQVARPFLERISKGLGGKEEIAAAVAAKLLIQQQNKAKQAVARPAAATARSDWKMAGRALMRRGW, translated from the coding sequence ATGGAAACCAAACCCCTGATGATCACCGAGACCCTCCTGCGCGACGCCCACCAGTCGCTGTTGGCCACGCGCCTGCGCAACGAGGACCTTTTCCCCATCGCGGAGAAGCTGGACAAGATCGGCTTCTGGTCCCTGGAGATGTGGGGCGGCGCCACCTTCGACAGCGCCATGCGCTTCCTCGGCGAGGACCCGTGGGACCGGCTCCGCAAGCTCCGCCTGCGGATCCACAACAGCCGCACCCAGATGCTCCTCCGCGGGCAGAACCTGGTGGGGTACAAGCACTACCCCGACGACATCGTGGAGCGCTTCGTGAAGGCCGCCGCGGCCAACGGCATCGACGTGTTCCGCATCTTCGACGCCCTCAACGACATCCGCAACATGGAATTCGCCATGCAGGTGGCCAAGCGCGAGGGCGCCCACGTCCAGGCCACCATCAGCTACACCATCTCCCCCGTCCACAGCATCGAGGCCTTCGTGAAGCTGGGCCGCGACCTGGCGGACCGGGGCGCCGACTCCCTCTGCATCAAGGACATGGCGGGGCTCCTGACGCCCTACGCCACCTACGAGCTGGTCTCGGCCCTGAAGAAGGACCTGGGGCTGCACGTCCAGGTGCACACCCACTCCACCAGCGGCATGGGCATCGCCTCCCTGCTCAAGGCGGCCGAGGCGGGCGCCGACGTGGTGGACACGGCGATCTCCTCCATGTCCATGTCCACGTCCCAGCCGCCCACGGAAACCATGGTCACCATGATGAAGGGGACGGCCCGGGACACCGGGCTGAACCTCAACGCCCTGGCGGACATCGCCGCCGTCATGGGGGAGGTCCGGAAGAAGTACGCCAGCTTCGAGGCGAACATCGCCCCGGTGGACGTGAACGTCCTGCAGTTCCAGGTCCCCGGCGGCATGCTGTCGAACCTGGTGGACCAACTCCGCCAGCAGGGCGCCCTGGACAAGTACCACGCCGTCCTGGAGGAGATCCCGCGGGTCCGGGAGGACATGGGCTTCCCGCCCCTGGTCACGCCCTCCAGCCAGATCGTGGGCACCCAGGCCACCCTCAACGTCATCATGGGCGAGCGCTACAAGGTCATCCCGGAAGAGGTGAAGCAGTACGTCCGGGGCTTCTACGGCCGCCCGCCCGCCCCCATCAACCCCGAACTCATCAAGAAGGCCATCGGGAAGGAGGAGCCCATCACCTGCCGCCCGGCGGAGATGCTGGACCCCGGGTGGGAGAAGGCCAAGGCCGAGATCGGCGCCCTCGCCCGGTCCGACGAGGACGTGCTCTCCTACGCCCTCTTCCCGCAGGTGGCCCGCCCCTTCCTGGAGCGGATCTCCAAGGGTCTCGGCGGGAAGGAGGAGATCGCCGCCGCCGTGGCGGCCAAACTCTTGATCCAGCAGCAGAACAAGGCCAAGCAGGCCGTTGCGCGGCCGGCGGCCGCCACCGCCCGGTCCGACTGGAAAATGGCCGGGCGCGCACTCATGAGACGGGGGTGGTGA
- a CDS encoding cupin domain-containing protein, which yields MPTKNSIFELAGLLKEPYRHFELGTVDDHAVYVILVKGEFPMHHHTRDEMYVVVKGEIRIRFRNIPDLVLHEGESTVVRAYTTHSPDSDQESVVLLIKPKEMFATQMDMD from the coding sequence ATGCCGACGAAAAACAGCATCTTCGAACTGGCCGGTCTCCTCAAGGAGCCCTACCGGCACTTTGAACTCGGGACGGTGGACGACCACGCCGTCTACGTGATCCTCGTGAAGGGGGAATTCCCCATGCACCACCACACCCGGGACGAGATGTACGTGGTGGTCAAGGGCGAGATCCGCATCCGCTTCCGCAACATCCCCGACCTGGTGCTGCACGAGGGGGAGAGCACGGTGGTGCGCGCCTACACCACCCACAGCCCCGACTCCGACCAGGAGTCCGTGGTGCTCCTCATCAAGCCCAAGGAGATGTTCGCCACGCAGATGGACATGGACTGA
- a CDS encoding acyl-CoA carboxylase subunit beta: MSTHPLIEKLRLLRQQARQGGGKDRIDAQHAKGKMTARERIQALLDPGSFNEIDMFVTHHSTDFGLDEKRYLSDSVVTGWGTVNGRIVYVFSQDFTVFGGSLGEAHSRKICKIMDLAVKNGAPVVGINDSGGARIQEGVVSLGAYADIFLRNTLSSGVVPQISVIMGPCAGGAVYSPALTDFIVMVNKNSHMFITGPDVVKAVTHEEVSMDELGGAITHSTKSGVCHLMAEDGNAALDMVRQLLSFMPSNNLEDPPFAETDDDPARMDEKLDAIVPDDPQRPYDMKDVITKVVDHGEFFEIQEMYAQNLIIGFARVGGFPVGVVANQPMVLAGVLDIKSSIKGARFVRFCDAFNIPLVVFEDVPGFLPGVDQEHGGIIVHGAKLLYAFCEATVPKLTVITRKAYGGAYDVMSSKHIRGDWNVAWPSAEIAVMGPDGAVNIIFRKEIADAKDHAAKKAEFTKMYRDKFANPYVAAGYGYLDDVIEARETRPKLIQALKALQNKRDANPPRKHGNIPL, encoded by the coding sequence ATGTCCACCCATCCACTCATCGAGAAACTGCGTCTGCTCCGGCAGCAGGCCCGGCAGGGGGGCGGCAAGGACAGGATCGACGCCCAGCACGCCAAGGGCAAGATGACGGCCCGGGAACGCATCCAGGCGCTCCTGGACCCCGGCTCCTTCAACGAGATCGATATGTTCGTCACCCACCACAGCACCGACTTCGGCCTCGACGAGAAGCGTTACCTTTCCGACAGCGTCGTGACGGGCTGGGGCACGGTGAACGGCCGGATCGTCTACGTCTTCAGCCAGGACTTCACGGTCTTCGGCGGCTCCCTGGGCGAGGCCCACAGCCGCAAGATCTGCAAGATCATGGACCTGGCCGTCAAGAACGGCGCCCCGGTCGTGGGCATCAACGACTCGGGCGGCGCCCGCATCCAGGAAGGCGTGGTGAGCCTGGGCGCCTACGCCGACATCTTCCTCCGCAACACCCTCTCCTCGGGCGTGGTGCCCCAGATCAGCGTCATCATGGGCCCCTGCGCCGGCGGCGCGGTCTACAGCCCGGCGCTGACCGACTTCATCGTCATGGTGAACAAGAACAGCCACATGTTCATCACGGGCCCCGACGTGGTCAAGGCCGTCACCCACGAGGAGGTCTCCATGGACGAACTGGGCGGCGCCATAACCCACAGCACCAAGAGCGGCGTCTGCCACCTCATGGCCGAGGACGGCAACGCGGCCCTGGACATGGTGCGGCAGCTCCTCTCCTTCATGCCCTCCAACAACCTCGAGGACCCGCCCTTCGCCGAGACCGACGACGACCCGGCCCGCATGGACGAGAAGCTGGACGCCATCGTCCCGGACGACCCCCAACGGCCCTACGACATGAAGGACGTCATCACCAAGGTGGTGGACCACGGCGAGTTCTTCGAGATCCAGGAAATGTACGCCCAGAACCTCATCATCGGCTTCGCCCGCGTCGGCGGGTTCCCGGTGGGCGTCGTGGCCAACCAGCCCATGGTCCTGGCCGGGGTGCTGGACATCAAGTCCTCCATCAAGGGCGCCCGCTTCGTGCGTTTCTGCGACGCCTTCAACATCCCGCTGGTGGTCTTCGAGGACGTCCCGGGCTTCCTCCCGGGCGTGGACCAGGAGCACGGCGGCATCATCGTCCACGGGGCGAAGCTGCTCTACGCCTTCTGCGAGGCCACCGTCCCGAAGCTCACGGTGATCACGCGCAAGGCCTACGGCGGCGCCTACGACGTGATGAGTTCCAAGCACATCCGCGGCGACTGGAACGTGGCCTGGCCCTCGGCCGAGATCGCGGTCATGGGGCCCGACGGCGCCGTCAACATCATCTTCCGGAAGGAGATCGCCGACGCCAAGGACCACGCCGCCAAGAAGGCGGAGTTCACGAAGATGTACCGCGACAAGTTCGCGAACCCCTACGTCGCGGCGGGCTACGGTTACCTGGACGACGTCATCGAGGCGCGTGAGACAAGGCCCAAGCTGATCCAGGCCCTCAAGGCCCTGCAGAACAAGCGCGACGCCAACCCGCCCCGGAAGCACGGGAACATCCCCCTGTGA
- a CDS encoding DUF4160 domain-containing protein → MSPTVFTAEGFRFYFFSREETRVHVHVQSAGGEAKFWLEPHLELAVNHGMSPHELSLARRLIEEHEYEIRNTWNEHFKR, encoded by the coding sequence GTGAGCCCAACGGTATTCACGGCGGAGGGTTTTCGATTCTATTTCTTTTCTCGTGAAGAAACCCGGGTCCACGTTCACGTGCAGTCTGCCGGTGGCGAAGCGAAATTCTGGTTGGAGCCGCATCTGGAGCTGGCCGTCAACCACGGCATGTCGCCTCATGAACTCTCACTGGCCAGACGCTTGATCGAGGAGCATGAATATGAGATCCGCAATACTTGGAACGAACATTTCAAACGTTGA
- a CDS encoding DUF2442 domain-containing protein — translation MRSAILGTNISNVEVTNLSPNGFWLLIDGREHFLPFDAFPWFREARVSEIFRVERPAPHHLRWPDLDVDLDVDSLEHPERYPLIFGTQT, via the coding sequence ATGAGATCCGCAATACTTGGAACGAACATTTCAAACGTTGAGGTCACCAACCTCTCACCGAACGGGTTCTGGCTTCTCATTGACGGGAGGGAACACTTCCTCCCCTTCGATGCGTTCCCCTGGTTCCGCGAAGCCCGAGTCTCCGAAATTTTCCGCGTCGAGCGGCCTGCCCCCCACCATCTCCGCTGGCCTGATCTCGACGTGGACCTCGACGTTGACTCGCTCGAGCACCCCGAGCGCTACCCCCTCATCTTCGGCACCCAGACCTGA
- a CDS encoding alpha/beta fold hydrolase, which yields MGSILVNGLRTNILDNGKGPPLVMLHGLSDDCTFWLPLVDALSPPFRVVAPDLRGHGASDKPPGPYAIRQMAEDVSALMTALGIPEARFAGFSMGSAVALQLAMDHPERVRALALMSVFVAGDPELKAVTDSFAEALRTGGVGAFFDAILPRVISAEVIAANREVLALRREEKLRTESAPAILAALNACMSWDGRAGLGRVRCPVLILSGREDILTPPALAAEVHAGLPGSRWELLDGVGHNLLLPGTLEAVAAHLRAFFGQNRPDPE from the coding sequence ATGGGCAGCATCCTCGTCAACGGCCTCCGGACGAACATCCTCGATAATGGGAAGGGGCCGCCCCTGGTGATGCTTCACGGTCTCTCGGACGACTGTACCTTCTGGCTCCCTCTCGTCGATGCGCTTTCGCCTCCCTTCCGCGTGGTGGCGCCCGATCTGCGCGGGCACGGGGCGTCGGACAAGCCCCCGGGGCCCTACGCCATCCGGCAGATGGCCGAGGACGTGTCGGCGCTGATGACCGCGCTCGGGATCCCCGAGGCCCGCTTCGCCGGCTTTTCCATGGGCTCGGCCGTGGCCCTTCAGCTGGCCATGGACCACCCGGAACGGGTCCGCGCGCTGGCCCTGATGTCGGTCTTCGTGGCAGGGGACCCCGAGCTGAAGGCCGTGACGGACAGCTTCGCCGAGGCCTTGCGCACCGGGGGCGTCGGGGCCTTCTTCGACGCGATCCTGCCCCGGGTGATCTCGGCGGAGGTCATCGCGGCCAACCGGGAGGTCCTGGCGCTGCGGCGGGAGGAGAAGCTCCGGACGGAGTCGGCGCCGGCCATCCTCGCCGCGCTGAACGCCTGCATGTCCTGGGACGGGCGCGCCGGGCTCGGCCGGGTGCGTTGCCCGGTCCTCATCCTCTCGGGGCGGGAGGATATCCTGACCCCGCCCGCCCTGGCGGCCGAGGTCCACGCCGGCCTCCCCGGGTCGCGGTGGGAACTCCTCGACGGTGTGGGGCACAACCTGCTCCTCCCCGGCACCCTCGAAGCGGTGGCCGCGCACCTGAGGGCGTTCTTCGGCCAAAACCGCCCGGACCCGGAATGA
- a CDS encoding ATP-binding protein → MFQRVLSGQIAEFLGRPGTAIILYGPRQAGKTTLLDRLLAEVPGTLRFTGDDLHTQTLLSRHELEHLRRIVGDASTLFIDEAQRIENIGLTLKLLVDHLSLTVIASGSASFDLAGKVNEPLTGRASTFQLYPLAWEEIEASHRLAAPAAVLETMLRYGMYPRVHTLESEREKEAYLYEYLNSYLYRDLLVFEQVRKPRKVIDLLVLLAYQIGREVSISELAGNLALSRTTVEGYLDVLEKMFVLVSLRGFSRNLRKEITKSSRYYFTDVGLRNALIRNFNPLGVRNDAGELFENWFVLERLKRAANRRLFTGFHFWRTHDQAEIDLVEERDGALTGYECKWSPRARVKVPRQLSEHYPEALFVPVTSENWMTHLD, encoded by the coding sequence TTGTTCCAACGGGTTTTGTCAGGACAAATCGCCGAATTCCTGGGGAGGCCCGGGACGGCCATTATCCTTTACGGTCCCCGTCAAGCCGGAAAAACAACACTGCTCGACCGTCTCCTGGCCGAGGTCCCCGGCACGCTCCGCTTCACCGGCGACGACCTGCACACGCAGACGCTGCTGTCACGTCATGAACTGGAACACCTCCGGCGGATCGTCGGGGACGCCTCCACACTTTTCATCGACGAAGCCCAGCGGATCGAGAACATCGGGCTGACCCTGAAGTTGCTGGTGGACCACTTGTCGTTGACCGTCATCGCGTCGGGCTCCGCGTCCTTCGACCTGGCGGGCAAGGTGAACGAGCCCCTGACGGGCCGGGCGAGCACCTTTCAGCTGTACCCCCTCGCCTGGGAGGAAATCGAGGCGTCCCACCGCCTTGCGGCTCCGGCCGCCGTCCTGGAAACCATGCTGCGTTACGGAATGTACCCGAGGGTGCACACCCTCGAAAGCGAACGGGAGAAGGAAGCGTACCTCTACGAGTACCTGAACTCTTACCTCTACCGCGACCTCCTGGTGTTCGAGCAGGTCCGCAAACCCCGGAAAGTCATCGATCTGCTCGTGCTCCTGGCATACCAGATCGGCCGCGAAGTGTCCATTTCCGAGCTGGCCGGAAACCTCGCCCTCAGCCGGACGACCGTCGAAGGCTACCTGGACGTCCTCGAGAAGATGTTCGTGCTGGTCAGCCTGAGGGGCTTTTCCCGGAACCTCCGGAAGGAGATCACCAAATCGTCGCGTTATTACTTCACGGACGTCGGTCTGCGGAACGCACTGATCCGGAATTTCAACCCCCTCGGGGTGCGCAACGACGCCGGTGAACTCTTCGAGAACTGGTTTGTCCTCGAGCGGCTCAAGCGGGCGGCCAACCGCCGGTTGTTCACCGGCTTCCACTTCTGGCGCACCCACGACCAGGCCGAGATCGACCTGGTGGAAGAGCGGGACGGCGCCCTCACCGGCTACGAATGCAAGTGGTCCCCCAGGGCCAGGGTCAAAGTCCCCCGCCAGTTGAGCGAACACTACCCGGAAGCGCTCTTCGTGCCCGTCACGAGCGAGAACTGGATGACCCATCTCGACTGA
- a CDS encoding type II toxin-antitoxin system VapC family toxin: MENPDWVYFDTSLFVKLFVRETGTAEAIDWARGRRIFSSAILLTECFSALARKREEGVLSPKSYRELADRIREGARSVEIVQVVSEILQASEEIALGGSARAVDALHIASALAIQRRISSTLPFLTADRRQAGAARASGLDARLIP; the protein is encoded by the coding sequence GTGGAGAACCCGGACTGGGTCTACTTCGATACGAGCCTTTTCGTGAAGCTCTTCGTCCGGGAAACCGGGACGGCTGAAGCAATCGACTGGGCCAGGGGAAGGAGAATCTTCTCGTCCGCCATCCTGTTGACCGAGTGTTTTTCGGCTCTCGCGAGGAAGCGGGAGGAGGGGGTACTGTCGCCGAAAAGCTACAGGGAACTGGCCGACCGGATTCGGGAAGGCGCCAGGTCGGTGGAGATCGTCCAGGTCGTGTCTGAAATCCTCCAGGCTTCGGAAGAGATCGCGCTCGGTGGATCGGCCCGAGCAGTGGACGCTCTCCACATCGCCTCCGCCCTGGCGATCCAGCGTCGAATCAGTTCCACCCTGCCCTTTCTCACCGCCGACCGTCGCCAGGCGGGCGCCGCCCGGGCGTCGGGCCTCGATGCCCGGCTGATCCCCTGA
- a CDS encoding type II toxin-antitoxin system prevent-host-death family antitoxin has product MVRVGLREANIRFSKYIRMVRQGNEVLLTDRGVPVAVIRPASKEEPSPEALMVEMEETGLIRCATASTDWKKPARALPGISLSARVVEDREA; this is encoded by the coding sequence ATGGTCCGCGTGGGATTGAGAGAAGCCAACATTAGATTTTCAAAGTACATCCGCATGGTGCGGCAAGGGAACGAGGTTCTGCTTACCGACCGCGGCGTCCCGGTGGCCGTCATCCGTCCGGCCTCGAAGGAAGAGCCTTCCCCGGAGGCGTTGATGGTCGAGATGGAGGAAACCGGTCTCATCCGGTGCGCCACGGCTTCGACGGACTGGAAAAAGCCGGCCCGGGCCCTGCCGGGCATTTCACTCTCGGCCCGGGTGGTCGAGGATCGGGAGGCATGA
- a CDS encoding C10 family peptidase, which produces MRLMNLLCILLTGTLLAGEAGTGAGPGVSPERARQAAERHLARFDPAGTHTLDDAWLPLTDGAGRLLARVFLLRPAGFVAISAEETLPPVVAYAFEGNSGLFAVSDLSDQSDLSDLSDLSDLSDLSDWSDLSRVAERSGSPPLVNRLLLDLLRLDLTRRVAAAGRLPRAETAKINAAWAAADGKTDSPSPLEQWPSHRAGWVTTRWSQDAPYNARCPTDPVTGSRSIAGCPAVAMAQILNFHRSVNGVSFSDADDYAHAYAGRNYTLDDDAAARDFPTFPALNQALAGLTTHWRAGLPATLTEAAHLVFACGAACRQVFTSQGSGTFGVDQAFDAYVKFNFTGAALLTAASPGLDARMRSDIQNAMPVHLAVVNPSWTSGHNLVVDGCNSDGYYHLNFGWGGSQDGWYLVPFTLPYDLTVIEGVIVGIAPRPWADLNHDGLCDAADVMLLAAWFAGNVRQGDAGGFTAPLAVADLNRDDRTNVADLTLLQRGTVE; this is translated from the coding sequence ATGCGGCTGATGAACTTGCTGTGCATCCTGCTGACCGGGACCTTGCTTGCCGGCGAAGCCGGGACCGGGGCCGGTCCGGGGGTCTCGCCGGAACGGGCGCGGCAGGCGGCCGAGCGGCACCTGGCGCGCTTCGACCCGGCGGGGACGCACACCCTCGATGACGCGTGGCTGCCGTTGACGGACGGGGCGGGGCGCCTTCTCGCCCGGGTTTTCCTGCTGCGACCCGCGGGGTTCGTGGCGATCAGCGCGGAGGAAACCCTGCCCCCGGTCGTGGCATACGCCTTCGAGGGTAACTCAGGCCTTTTCGCCGTGTCGGACCTGTCGGACCAGTCGGACCTGTCGGACCTGTCGGACTTGTCGGACTTGTCGGACCTGTCGGACTGGTCGGACCTCTCGCGCGTGGCGGAGCGGTCGGGATCCCCTCCCCTCGTGAACCGCCTGCTTCTCGATCTGCTCCGGCTCGACCTTACCCGCCGGGTCGCGGCGGCGGGCCGGCTTCCCCGGGCCGAGACGGCGAAGATCAATGCCGCCTGGGCCGCCGCCGACGGCAAAACGGATTCCCCCTCCCCCCTGGAGCAGTGGCCGTCACACCGGGCCGGGTGGGTGACCACCCGCTGGAGCCAGGACGCGCCCTACAACGCCCGCTGCCCCACGGATCCCGTCACGGGGAGCCGCAGCATCGCGGGGTGCCCGGCCGTGGCCATGGCCCAGATCCTCAACTTCCACCGCAGCGTCAACGGGGTGTCCTTTTCCGACGCCGACGACTACGCCCACGCCTACGCCGGGCGGAACTACACCCTCGACGACGACGCGGCCGCCCGGGATTTCCCGACCTTCCCCGCCCTCAACCAGGCCCTTGCCGGCCTGACCACCCACTGGCGGGCCGGGCTCCCGGCCACCCTGACCGAAGCAGCACACCTCGTCTTCGCCTGCGGGGCGGCCTGCCGGCAGGTCTTCACCTCCCAGGGCTCGGGGACCTTCGGCGTCGATCAGGCCTTCGACGCCTATGTGAAATTCAACTTCACCGGGGCCGCCCTCCTCACCGCCGCGAGCCCCGGCCTGGACGCGCGCATGCGCAGCGACATCCAGAACGCGATGCCGGTCCACCTGGCCGTGGTCAATCCCTCGTGGACCAGCGGCCACAATCTCGTGGTCGACGGCTGCAATTCCGATGGCTACTACCACCTCAATTTCGGCTGGGGAGGTTCCCAGGACGGCTGGTACCTCGTCCCTTTCACGCTCCCCTACGACCTCACGGTCATCGAGGGGGTCATCGTGGGGATCGCCCCGCGCCCGTGGGCCGACCTGAACCACGACGGTCTCTGCGACGCGGCGGACGTGATGCTGCTGGCCGCGTGGTTCGCCGGGAACGTCCGGCAGGGGGACGCCGGGGGCTTCACCGCCCCGCTCGCGGTCGCCGACCTCAACCGGGACGACCGCACCAACGTCGCGGACCTCACCCTGCTGCAGCGGGGGACGGTGGAGTGA
- a CDS encoding matrixin family metalloprotease, whose translation MIAFQRIQRVLWFALAAVLAGCGGGPPPGRKAAPPPALAAPKPPPRPPVVGLIPLGPVEPDLLPLLAEELGRFYGARVIRYQSLSLPEEAYYPPRNRYRADILLAWLDRNRPPGCDHFLWVTAADISCTKGPYADWGIFGFGYMPGPSCVVSTFRLNRNTRSPDHFRERLVKVALHEVGHNLGLDHCPDKNCLMVDAEGTMAAVDREHKALCAACRAKLADSANR comes from the coding sequence ATGATCGCCTTTCAGCGTATTCAGCGTGTTCTGTGGTTCGCCCTGGCGGCGGTTCTCGCCGGCTGCGGGGGCGGTCCCCCGCCGGGGCGAAAGGCCGCGCCGCCCCCCGCCCTGGCGGCGCCGAAACCGCCGCCCCGTCCCCCCGTCGTGGGCCTGATCCCCCTCGGCCCGGTGGAGCCGGACCTCCTCCCGCTGCTGGCGGAGGAACTCGGCCGCTTCTACGGGGCCCGGGTCATCCGGTACCAGAGTCTTTCGCTCCCGGAAGAGGCCTACTACCCCCCGCGGAACCGCTACCGGGCCGACATCCTCCTCGCGTGGCTCGACCGCAACCGCCCCCCCGGCTGCGACCACTTCCTGTGGGTCACCGCCGCGGACATCTCCTGCACCAAGGGGCCGTACGCCGACTGGGGCATCTTCGGTTTCGGGTACATGCCCGGGCCGTCCTGCGTGGTCTCCACCTTCCGTTTGAACCGAAACACCCGGTCGCCCGACCATTTCCGGGAGCGCCTGGTGAAGGTGGCCCTGCACGAGGTGGGCCACAACCTCGGCCTGGACCACTGCCCCGACAAGAACTGCCTCATGGTGGACGCCGAGGGCACCATGGCCGCCGTGGACCGTGAACACAAGGCCCTCTGTGCCGCGTGCCGGGCGAAGCTGGCGGATTCGGCGAACCGCTGA
- a CDS encoding NADH-quinone oxidoreductase subunit I — MPQKLNFFQRIYLTEILRGLVITSGHFFRNLFLHVLHRLGIARKHKAMVTYQWPEEPRPPSRRLRARHRIMKRADGSTRCVACMMCETVCPARCIYIVAEEHPDPRIEKRPKRFDINLGICVYCGYCVEACPEDAIRMDTYDVRTAAYSREAMILHLEDLSNHDNEDGYPAAVAPRRFPDRPLPTRP; from the coding sequence ATGCCGCAGAAACTGAACTTCTTCCAGCGCATCTACCTCACGGAGATCCTCCGCGGGCTCGTGATCACGTCGGGCCACTTCTTCCGCAACCTGTTCCTTCACGTCCTCCACCGCCTCGGGATCGCCCGAAAGCACAAGGCCATGGTGACCTACCAGTGGCCCGAGGAGCCGCGCCCGCCCTCCCGGCGGCTGCGGGCCCGCCACCGCATCATGAAGCGCGCGGACGGCTCCACCCGCTGCGTGGCCTGCATGATGTGCGAGACGGTCTGCCCCGCCCGCTGCATCTACATCGTGGCGGAGGAGCACCCCGACCCGCGCATCGAGAAGCGGCCGAAGCGCTTCGACATCAACCTGGGGATCTGCGTTTACTGCGGCTACTGCGTGGAAGCCTGCCCGGAGGACGCCATCCGGATGGACACCTACGACGTCCGGACCGCCGCCTACAGCCGGGAGGCGATGATCCTTCACCTCGAAGACCTCTCCAACCACGACAACGAGGACGGCTACCCGGCGGCGGTGGCCCCCCGCCGCTTCCCCGACCGCCCACTCCCCACCCGCCCCTGA